The following DNA comes from Rhea pennata isolate bPtePen1 chromosome 7, bPtePen1.pri, whole genome shotgun sequence.
ATGAGGAGAACAACCAGCTTGATATCAAGGTTGAGTTTacagctgagagagaaaaaaaaatccatctagTAGATTAAGAATGTTTGAAATGGAACCattgacaaaaaataaaaatgaaaacctgcAATGCCTTTTCTATACtcacttttcaaaatagaaacatCATGTGCCAAGATTTACTTTTGCACCTGTAAAAATGTGTTAAGAATTCTCCCATGTTTCAATGAAAGTTACTTTCTTCTATCTTACTGCAGATTACAAAAGCTTCAAGAAGGAGTTTAAATGCTGGCTTAGCCTACTCAGAAAATCATCAGATTCGTGTTTCCCAGCGAGATTACAAACTATTTCGAGCCCTCTTTGTATTGATGATCTCTTTCTTCATCATGTGGAGCCCAATTATgatcactatttttttaattttagtccAGAACTACAATCAAAATGTGTATATTTTGCCATCAGCTTTTTTCTGGATAATGTTATTCACTTTTGCCAACTCTGCTGTCAATCCAATTTTGTATAATATTGCCCATTTCAGACACAAATGTCGGGAAATTCTTCTGTGCTGTACAGGGAGCCCTGTAAGGAATGGAGCTGACACAGAAACCACTGTGAGAAGAAATAACCATGAACAACCtaatttgtctttcatttctaGATAATTAGTCAAAGTCTGATCCATGCCACATTTTGGATGTTAATCTCTACGCTATCCCAGTCTGAACGGGTCACTGTTTTGTAGTATTATATGCTAAAGAAggcacacaggaaaaaacacaaaacaaaaccaaaccagcAACAGataaagctgtatttctaaTTCCTGCAGGTAAAATTATCTTGTCTTCATTGCTTTGCCTTAGTAAGAGTAATGCAGTTTAATTCGATGGATTGAATTCTTCATTTACagtgaaataaacagaaatacagcagtgaACTTGGTGAAtgtaaaataattgaaataagtTCTTACTGGAAGAACTAAATTCCGACAGGATACATTTTCAGCTGCCCTAATTGTCATTAACCTTAATGAAGTTATAGTAAACTATATCAAAAGGAGATCTGTTCCATTTTTACTCTTTATTTTCCACTAAATAAGAGAGATCAACTTTCTAATACAAACGTGCCTcctcaaaaatatatatgctctTGTAGGTTACCAAAAAAAGCCACTTGCTTATAAAGGTAGGTAACTGACTGcctgaatgtagttttggacAAACTAACTAATTTCTTGTAGAAAACAATAATGAAATCATAAACATGCATTATTCACCAGGTGAATGATCATTTCTGGTTGCATatcaagtttaaaaaatgatcacttttctgaatttcacaaattaaaaaataaagaaaagtttacTTATGGTATGTGTAAAACAAGTTCTTTAAAAAGACGCATATTTTTACGTTTTCAATAttcatataataaaataaattggtGATATGTATATAACAGTgaatttccttcctcctttataAAATGGTATTGGAAATGTTTCTcaatattttctagaaaaaaaatgacatgatATTTGGAAGGAAATTTAAAGTTctggaaagcaaatgcaagtattcctgtttttttttttttttttttttttaattaaaatgctattaGTCAGAAGTTGAAactgataaaaaagaaatcttatgTTCTTAATTATTGCCATCTGTCACCAGTTTAAAATAGTGCATCAAGATAATGGCTGACTAATAAAACCAACATCTACATATGTACAGATGTGCATACAAACAATTTGCATCCCCCATAATCcaagtttattaaaatatttcattgtttttttgaCAAGGTGAGCTATGCAGCTCAGATAAATATATTCAAGATCTAAATGAAGccatttaaatgcttttcaacAGAACACTTAATCAATGCGTTAACATTACATCTGTGCTGCTGttacatgtttttcttccatatttctgGATCTTCTTAAGAGCAGAATcctgaaaaacataaatatcaaagttttatttttcagttacactggaaatattaaaatagccAATCTTTTACcaaacttaaatatatatatatgtataatatatttataaaatatacattatatattatataaatttttatatatatatatatttatatatatatttaaactgCTCTTAAATGCACCAGTCTGTTACTTGTAATCATATGCAAATGCTTAGCTCTGCAGTATataatttcaaagaattttcAATTCAAGACCAAATAGGAATTCATCCAATCTATTGCATTTGTGCTGATCATTTTAATACTTTGACAGACAAGGTATTGGACAGATTAGTGGTaaagagttattttatttactttaggAAGCTtcaaagtatttataatttatgatgttttaatataagaatttatttcaaaaagataaGGAGCTGCTACTCTCCAAAACTTCCAATGGCAATAGTCGATTAGATGAATATATACCACTGtttaattcagaatttttgtttctactAAATGCTAAcagcaaattcattttttaactcTAGTAACAGTAAAATAGTATCTTACTCTACAAGTTATCCCACTATCAATGTAATTATTTATGTTGACCTTGCTGTCACTGGGAGTATTCTTAGAAGGCTGAATAAAGTGTAATATCCATCCTCACGCTGAGTAACTTCAAGCAATTGAGCTATAACTCTGAGAGAGTAAGTGTATCACAACCTGATCCATATTTAGGAAGGAGCTGCCATTAGAAGTGCAAGATAGATGACAATCAAAAAAATTTTTCCTTGACTTCTTTTGCCTCAAAGAGCCAGTGTACAAAGAACTGctattttagatgtttttttcACCAACATAAGTTTTGTAcatctattatttatttttttagactTAATTTCagtacaatatttatttaaaaagctagtAACAAATCTTTGGGAAAACAGATATAGCTTCAAGACATAGGTGCAGCATGCATAATGAGAAACAGATATAAGCCTATTCTTGCAGTATCTATTAGGCTCAATCAAAAATCAACCACAATAACAACTGAATGCAGGTTATTAAAGACAAATGAAGTTGGCCAGTTTGGTAATAATTCTGCAGCTTTTAATAGCAGAATTACAACATAAAATAGGCTTCCAATCACACACATAcagatttaaatgaattttgcaAGAGTTCCTAATACAAACTTTtcaataaactttttttttctctccattttagCTCACAATCACTCTCTGTCTCCCAAATGAGTCTTCCAAGCTCTGCAGGAACTTGGGCTTAAGGGTACTGGAAATTTCAGAATCAATTAACACTACAGTAATTACGAGTCCTGATCATAGCAATGGAAGAATGCAAACAGCTGGCTCTAAGCTTCATTTATGCTTTGGTGCTGGGCTCATAAAGATAAAATCTGGCATAATCCTCAATAAAAAGCAGACAGCCTTAAGGATCCAGACAAccttttttcatttacaaacaGTAAGAGACTCAAATAGTCTTATCAGACACTGCACTCAACACCTAACACCTGAATATAAATTAGGATAGCAGACAAAGAATACAGCACTTAATTCAATTTGATAGGTTTGGTATTTCTGTAACAGATTGGAGGTAGCATGATCAGCTTTTAAATTAAGGTTGGGCAATCAAAGTATATTTGGTTTGAAATTTCAAAGACAATCTGAGCTTTTATATTCAAATTACACTGCTGTTCCCATaatatgtgaaaaatacaaCTGTTCTATTATATAGAAATTCAAAGATATCTGAAGAAGTTGTACCACAAAttatgaataaatgaataaagctaatttttcttttggtttgtgCTTTCTTGCAAAGATTGTCAATATGTTTGACCTCATATAGTGTGGaaataatacaaatacagaCACTGCCATGCTAAATCAGATCAGTACTCACACTAGTCCAATATCCTGATTTAATAGCAGGATAATACTATCTCTGGGTTTGACAGAAATGCAACCCTCAAACCTCTCAAAGCCACAAGACAAGAACTGTAATCTAAACTTTATCTTTGCTTTCATCCAAAAAAATGCCTaaacattaattattttgttctctcattttcagaactttttatTCCTGCTGTACTTCATTTGAAGAGCAGTTGTAGTATTGGAAACAAGAAAGTACCACCAGCTTATGTAACGacattacttattttttatcCTAATCTTTATGCAATCAAATACATCATTTACTTTTTGATGGCTGCTAAAAATtaagcagtattttcattacACTGCCCACTGCATCATAAAGATGTCTTTCCTGAACATATAGTAATTCAGAACCAAGCAGCATATGAATGGTTAAAGTTTCTCCTTtgaatttttattactgaataCTTATCAAAAGCcaatttcatttgcatttataaTGTCTCTTAATCTTGACTGCCTTAAATACTTTTAGGTTGTCTGCAAATTCTCATTCAAgacaaaacttttattttcactgttgcCAGGCACTTTTTCCAGGTCACTAATCAGTATGCTCAACACCACTACCTTAGCAGATCTCTCAGGCACCATATTATCAGCATACTTACTTTACAACATGGCAATATATTACTCTCTGTTTATAGATTACATGAACAGGCAATAGAGGCACAAGAGCTGATTGTGCTGACTTTCTTTATAACACATGAGAGTTCCCTCAGTCAATCCCAGTTTATTCCAACATATCATTTAGGAAAGCCTTTAATCTTGATTTACGGATTTCAGTGATGAAGAACATACAACAGCTCTTGGCAAACTGTTCCAAAGGTTAATGACCTTTAGAGTTAAACAAACAGctctttatttctgctctgaatATGTCCAGCTTCCAGTTCCAGccatttgattttattatttctatgtTTGCAAAACTTTACTATCCAATTCTCATTGCTTTTGCAGGTAAGCATAGACTTTGCTCAGGTCAGCCTTCAACCTCTTTCTGATGAGAAAAATATCAAGCTCTTTGAAGTTCTCACTAGAAAACACATTCTACAAACTTTCAgtcattttctctgctcttctttgaAACTTCTAATTGATCCTCAGTATCCCTGCCAGTTATCAGGATCATTAAACATGACATAGCAAACAAACCTATGCCACGCATGACAGCCTCATGAAAGTCTGTAAATTCATCTTTGACATCCTTTGTTTATGCATCCAAGAATCACATTAACTCTTTTGGCCATAGCATTCATTACATTGAGAGCTCACATTCAGCTGATTAGCCACTCAGGTCCTCTGTAGATATCTTCCAGAATGCAAGGGGGGAGTAACTGGTCTTTTTTTCACCctaaatatatctttatttgAGGTTGCATAAAAAACGCTATTGTTTTTGCAACTCATATACCATGCTAAGCATTTTTTACTGTTCCCTAGCCTGGATGCAATCTTTATCAATATGTACTTTATGTTGTCTTCCAGATCATTGATTAAACTAACATAAATTATTATTTGGTCTTTTCTAATACACTTGTGAAACTTCTCCTCTCCATTTTACTGGCACAATTTACTGGACAGAATAAAAGGAATCTGACTCTTCCCTTACCCTGTTCTGACCTACGGCACCCTTCTGTGGTGCTGGAAATGTATACATTTCTAACATAGCCCCATAGCTTCTCTGCAGCTTCTCAGCTCCACATAGCCAATGGAAGGAGGTGAAGACAAGCTACAGAGTGAGCCAATTTGTATGTCTTCCTATGCTATAAGCTCAGCCTGCCTGTATTTCTCAAGACGAGGTCATACCTCCAGTACAAGGTGTATGTCCCTCTTCCATAACCCTTTGTGAAGAGGTAAGCATGAAGACTTGTGGGAAAGGGACAACCTCACCAGTACAAGGTCGGTGCTTATCTTTTCCaagacttttgtttttcctttaaggTCCCTTGTGAAGGATATTTCgaagaagtttttaaaaatagagataatTGTCTATCCCTTTCAGCAGTAAGTTTGTTAGGAAAGATAAAGAATTCTGATAAAGAGacacaatttctttttacagtCACCATGAAGTTTATCCTTACGATGTTTATTCATACTATGCTGATTCAATCGTTTTACAACCTCCTCTAATTATTGTTTCAACTGAGGTAATATGCTACATAAAAAGCTATCCACCTTAGCTCTCCTTTAGATAAGGCAAGCAAAAGTTGGAGTGAACTTTCTAAGAACTccaatttcaaaatacagtattacagCCACTAAGTGCAAGACTTCAAACATTCATTATTTAATAACCAAAAGACTCTCATtaaactctgaaataaaattcttcagaagaaaatgttcttaCCATTATGAACGAtaactctgtattttctgtCCAAGCAAAGGTCTACCTGCCTTTGTCTGACAATTTTCTGTGCCTCTGGGGGCAATCCCTTGGGGTCCCGGGAGAACACAAAGGAATAGCTATCAGCACAGGTACCATCTTCATTTAGTTGTCGGCAGGAGTAGTGAAGAGCATAAGTATCGTAATCTGTGTCCACTACCCAGTGATCATCATCTGGAAGAAACCATAGTAAACAAGAAAAGGAGTTATAGAGACTCTGTAAAAGATGTAATGCCACAAAGTTTGGTATGAATGATAGCAAATGATCTTCTATTCCAGGATTTAATTCTGTGTCCAGGAcctaattctgattttttttttttttttttttttttttgagggggatttgctttgtttgtgtttgtttgttcgtttgttttagaaaataagcaTACCTATTAGGAACAGAGTCAGCTGTGACAGTGATGGAGAGGTGTGAACAGGAGATTGTTGGAGTCACTGGGCATGAAGCTAATAAGCCTCTTGTAAATCTATGCCTAAATATCATTATAAAATGTGGCAATAACACAAAAGTAGAACCATGTATTAGATTAGCTACCATGAAGTACACAGAAAGTTTTAATGTCCTACTAGGGACATTGCATAAACCACGTTGGTGTGAAAAAAGATCATCATGCAGTTGacatgtatttatattatttgCAACAAGCTGTATCATAAAACATCTTCTCAATACAGTTAAAACTCCAGAGAATTCTATTTAGCTAGGTGATGTGATAAATGTATGGTCAGCCAGACACACTATGCTAACAGAAACAAACTAACAGAAACAAACACTCTCTCTGCACCTTACTCTCCTGGAGCAAAAGATCTTTCTCTGCACCATGTCTGCATTACTGAAGGCAGTAGTGTATGTTCTCTTCCCCCACCCTCTCTTCTGTGGGTGAAGACCACAGTTTTTGCAAAGCCAGCGCCTGAGGAGGCAGCCAGCAATCTGGAGCACACCTGCAATCATGATTCATCAGTGTGCTGTGAGGAGATTGGGCAACAATCCAAAAACAACTGGCTTCCAGAGCATTCCTTCCATATTTTTGGAGAGAACAGTGCTCCAATCACTTTCCAAAGTCAACCTGCTTCTCCTGGGAACTTTCCATGGGAATGTCTTGAGCTACGAGCAGATCTCTACTTGGGTCAATAAGCTAATTTTGCTTAGGTGTGTGACAGatgaatggaaaacaaaacaaaacatatatatatatatatatatatatatatgtatgaatacacacacacacacatatactgGATCATATCTGTTTCTTAAAACAGCGAAATCTCTGTATTTGCACGCGAAACTAAGCAAAAGAACAGTTGCAAAATCCTCTTCCCTGCTGGTTGCTGAAAACCAAGTCTGATGCTAggctttccaaagaaaatggaTGTATTCAAATAACTGAGTTCTGAACtaaaaaagagttaaaatatttcacctgcctttcatttttttttccaaacagtgaCCTTAGTTTATATTGTTCAgtaacaaacaaaaccacagaagTATACAAAGGCCTAGTCTTTACTTGTTTAAAGAAAACGAACCAGTTATTTCATATAACAGTGACTACCTTGTTCACAATAAGACTTTACTTTATGATCGTTATTATGTGTTTTAAATGTGGTTCAGAAATgcaatactattttttttctcccccattaTGGGCACACAGTATAATTAGACTCAGGTAGTTCTGCATCTTCCATAGCAAAGTACtcacttcctttctgcagaaaagaagcaaCACCCCAGTACTTCATCTTGAACTTGGCAGGATCCTCTGTGTCAGTGAAAGAGCCAATCATGTCTGCACAGACATCCCAGTTACTGCAGccagggaaagagaaaacaacacATTCAAACCTAACAGCACAGATTTGGAGTGACTTACTACAGAGATAGCAGGTAGGACTAGAGCAAcagcaagcaaagcagaagTTTAATGAAGTGCAAtaagaagcaaaggaagagtGGAAATAACTTACTTAAAGAGTCTGACTCTGCCCTTTGCAGTGGCACTCATCTGTCCCTTCTCATCTACTGTAAACTGGGCCACCACATTGTCCTGCAGAAACAGCCCCTCAGGATCTTTCTTTGCCATGGCATACCAGGTACCACTATACTGCAAGGAAATTAGAAAGACCTAGTTAGACTTAGGAAGTATGGAAAACATGCTTGGAGACATTACAAACTAGAGAAGGATGTCAGAGAGGAGAACATGCAGATCTTTGACCGTAAACCTCAAAGTTACATCTACAAAACAAATCTAGTTGTTGCGATAGCATAAACCCACCAGTATGTCCTAATGCAGAAACGGTTTGTGACagaacagacattttttttgtatcttattTGTATCTGCAGTTTTCCActattcaaaatacaaaacttgGTGGGCAGAGGATAACAAACGGCAGGATCTTTGCAGATTTACACACAGATAGTCCTCTCCTTgcaatattttctgcaaaacattggaatattaatttttcatagaaataaCTGAGTTGCTACACTCCTTTTTTGGTTTAGACCATTCAAGTTGAGACCAGTCTGCTAAACATCAGATTCAGCAGTATTCTTGTGAGGCATCGGGATCCAGCACTGTAGAGGTGCAAGCACTGCTGTTTCACCATGTTGCAATCTATGACTGTAAGTGAAAACATGAATACTGTGGTATTCCCAAATGCTGAATTTTGTAGTTTGGGAAGAAGAGCTAGGAAAGACCTTGCAAATCCAGGAAAGAGAGATTTACCCTGTTCTTGTCGAAGTTCTCCTTGACTTTGAAGCTGCTCACTCGGCAGTCCCGTTCTGCTGAGCTACCACCCAGGAAGGCCAGcaccagaagcagcagccaggccGGAGCTCTCCTCGCGTGGGCCATCTCGTCCCTGCAGCAACAGCAAACAGAGAACAGCATCAAAAAGGGATTCTGTCAATACCCAGGGAATAGAGGAGGGCAACTCTGATGGGTCCCAGGGCATCCCACAGCTTTCCCTGATGCATCTGTAGGCAAGGAGCCAGGTAACCCCATCCCACTGTGGCAAGATTCCTTACAGACAGTGCCagtccctgcagcccctccagaTCCCAAGTGCTGGTGGTAGTGGCCGGGCTGCCCAGCCAGGCAGTGCTTTATGTAGCTCTGAGGCTTTCGCAATCCCTTGGGATACAAAGTCAGGTTggagggggagcagggaggtgggCTGATGGCTTCTGCAGGCGAGGGCCCCATCATAACAGCCCTTTGCGTAATCCCTGCAGGCGGTCTTTGACCCCAACCTGCAGCCAAGTGGGCGCTAGAAACAAatgcctttctccagttttcctAACCCAAAGACAGGGCTCATTTCTGGGGGACAGGATGTTCAGATGTTTGGGGAGGACAAAAAGAAGGAGAGGTGCCCCGTCTCCTCTCTGGGGGGGAGCAAGGTGCCTCTACCTCTGCTGTCGTTTTCCAATCCAGCACCAGTCCAAAGTCCTTCTTGCCCAATGTGCTCAAACCAGTTACAAGGTGCAGACTTGtttcctccacctcctccccaaattccttccctccctccacctgATAATGGTAGCAAACATCATACTTGAAGGTTTTTGCTAGCATTTCTGAAAGCCTGCTCATGGAGCATCTCCAGGGCCTCACAGCCTAGTCTCTCTTGCTTCCTAAAGGATGGCTTAGGCACCCAAAACTTGTCTTGGACCAGTTCCTGGAGACAAGAGCTGGGACCCTGCAAGGGCATGTGAGAGCACCTTTGATGGTGCTGCACAGGTGGCAAAGTGTATTCACAGCCTGTGAATACCCATGTACATGGACATCATTCCTGGCCATTCGACATGAATTGAAAATCAAAGTttctataatttctttttattttttggcaaTCTGTTATCAGTTATATAaaccattattttttctcctgccCAGGCAAGTTTTGCTGCCTCTTCGTCAATATTTGTTCTATAGTTTCAACATCTTTAGGAAGCATTAGAGAAAACCTGTTAATTATTTTCTAGATTTGTAACAAGTGCAGGATAGGAATGATCATTACCAAGACAACTAGTTCACCTACTTACTTCACCTCCAAATTTACAAAGAATAAGGCTAGAAGGATTGTGTTTACTACTATGAATTAACTAAAAATACAATTCAAATACCTGtggaacacagaaaatactaCAATAGAAGCTCAAGtatggaaacaaaacacttcatttaGCATGGCCTTTCCCAGAAACTTACTTCAACCTTGCCTTCTGTctatatattcataaaaatattaaacttctTACTCTTGCTGCCCTTGGCAATCTTTTCTCTTACGTAATTCGAACAGTGGAATAGTCTGATTTAtctcttattctttcttttcaggtttGTGTTGGAGCCTTTTGCATTGACAGGAGCATACTTTTGCTCACTTTCTCAAATGACAAATGCTCAGGGCTGTTCCAAGTCTGTTCTGAAGCCTTTGATTCCTTACACTGAATATCACTAGACACTAAACATTACATTATTTATAACGTTAAACTCCTATTTGGAGTAAGAAACTATTTAACATAGGTAACCAGAAAAAGTTTTATCCTAAATCTTTCAGCAGTATTCTTTCAATAAGCCAATATTTCCAGTTTTAACTGAGACTTTTCAAGATGCCAATTCCCACATAGACTGAGAACAAACAGAAATCTGTGTCCCTCAGGCAGCTTTTAAAACCCACCTACAACCTCTGGCAATGGTGATGACCCTTGGTGATGACGATGGTGATGAGACACACTTCTACAAAACATGATGACACACACTAGTCATATACATGAATTCACCTTATTTACAAGGTCAAAAATCAATACAGATTTGCTTTGTCCAGTATCTCACATGACTGATGGCAAGAAGAGGGATTATAGCTTAATTtataaattttgaattttttactttttttaaaaataccaaaggAAACAATTCTTTATTCTCTGCAAATTTGTGAAATACTATATCTCTTAATTTCAACCTCTTCAGAAATCTGTGTGCTACATTATACTCCTAGAGAGGTTCTTTCAGGATCATGTCTATTCATAtaatattttgtcaaaaaaataaGTATCCATGAAAACTGCATGataaaagttttcaaaagagtCTAAGGTTATACACCCAAATGAATCCAGATGTGATGAAATCTGGCCACCTCTGGAAATTTAGGTCACAAGTGCTATGATGTTTACTGCATATTGTGACAATCTAGGTCtcactgaaacaaaagaagattacttctgtaaataatttttaataagatcAGCCCTAAATATTTGCAAGAGTCATTATAGTCTTTTAAACCAATCTGAGAttatcagcaaaaataaatcagaaatacgTAATTGCTGTTTGGCAACTCTTATCTGGTGGAGATGTCTGGCAGCAATTTAgcaattttaacttttaattctttcagcTCCTCAAGTCTGGGGTCTCTACAAACTCTAGTCAAAGCCTGAGAAAACTCTTCTCTACATCTATTACCACTGTGAATTTGTGGCAGTACAGCTATAGTGAAGTCACACCAATATTTCCAAGTCAGATTTCAACAACTGCAGAAAAGTAAGTTGGTACAGTTTGAAGGTTACATTACAAATGCTTGGCTCTAcatctcttctgcttcagttatacttccagcactgccagctgaAACAATTTACATTAATGAAGTCCTTTTGCTGATATAACTAAGCACTTCTTTGGTTCAATGGCATAAGCTTTTTAGGCAAAAACACTCCTCTGCCTAAATCAGTTACATCCAGACAAGGAGTGTACTGGAGGATGGACGGAAGGTTGCAGGTATATCTAGTACAGACACAGCAATTCAAGGGTGAATTTTTTTCTCGGTCTTAACAAAGGTAGCTATACCAGCACAACTATGTAAACTCATAAAAACTTAAACTTTGCCTCAGATAATAATCATTTGCATTGACTTGGGCTACGGCCTTGGTTGAGAAATGATGCCACAGAGAGCGATCATCATACAGATGTCCAGAACCTGGATATAGCCCTTGCAGATTTGTACTCCTCATGCAAACAGAAAGGAACAGAATTTGGACCGGGGTGTCAGTTGATGCGGAGTGATGTGCATAGACCCAGCTAATGGCAGCAAATGATTACTGGGTTCCGGAAAAGCTGAGacaattaaatttaaaagaatatttgaaatattgatGGCATATAAGCATGGAAATAAATTGTTGTGTAATGCATAAATTTACCAAAAAAATGTGCTAGGTTCAGCACCAAGCTTGATAAATTTCATGCATGACTCCCCACTCTGATGTTTGAAACTGGCAGTGCCCTTTGCATCCTAtagagaattttttaaaagtcagtatATATTTCTTGGAACTGTATTTAACTGAATGGGGAAAAGGCTTCTAGCTTTGAATTTTTCCAAGAGGCCAAGAAAGGGCGAACTTCTGGCAGTGATCTTGtgattaaagtattttttacatGAATAGCCTGCAAAAGTATGCAATACTTTCCATTAGGAATAGTGAcagaaaatatacagaaaaggtcagatttttaaagaaaataacagaaaaaagctttcattgTAGGAGATATTTTGGTTTCATTTATGACTctataataaaaaaggaactagaataaaattactatttaaaacatttttaaaactgcaacaCTAAAGCTTTAAGTATTTC
Coding sequences within:
- the RBP4 gene encoding LOW QUALITY PROTEIN: retinol-binding protein 4 (The sequence of the model RefSeq protein was modified relative to this genomic sequence to represent the inferred CDS: inserted 1 base in 1 codon); protein product: MSRLSEMLAKTFKYDVCYHYQVEGGKEFGEEVEETSLHLVTGLSTLGKKDFGLVLDWKTTAEENWRKAFVSSAHLAAGWGQRPPAGITQRAVMMGPSPAEAISPPPCSPSNXDFVSQGIAKASELHKALPGWAARPLPPALGIWRGCRDWHCLDEMAHARRAPAWLLLLVLAFLGGSSAERDCRVSSFKVKENFDKNRYSGTWYAMAKKDPEGLFLQDNVVAQFTVDEKGQMSATAKGRVRLFNNWDVCADMIGSFTDTEDPAKFKMKYWGVASFLQKGNDDHWVVDTDYDTYALHYSCRQLNEDGTCADSYSFVFSRDPKGLPPEAQKIVRQRQVDLCLDRKYRVIVHNGFCS